The sequence AACTACAAGAGTAGCAACCCATACGGCTAATCCCATTGCTGCTGATGAAAGGGTTAACCAGCCTAGCCCAGTCCAATCCGGACTCATAGAAATATATCTTTTGAAGAAATGAACTCTGATCGTCGTCATACATAGATAAGAAAAGAACGTGGCTAGCGCAGCACCCTCTAGCCCATATGTGGGAACTAATATGATATTCAACATAATATTGACCAATGCGCCACCTATCATAGCATAGGCGGCTAGATCTGCGGAACCGGTTGCTTGCAAAGTTCTACCAATAACTTGATTTATAGCTTGAAACATCTTCTGAGCAACTAGAATTGACAATGCTGTAGAAGCTAATACAAATTCCTCGCCGAAAATTAATCCTAATAATTCTTCCGACAATATGGCAACACCGACGAACGATGGAATGACGAAAAAAAGTGAGGCAGTTATCATATTACTCACAGTACTTGATATTTTGTCCCAATTACCTTCATTATGCCATACACTAACTTGAGGAAACATACTGTTGCGCACTGCAATACCGAGGAGTATGGTCACGGATGCAAGTCTCCAAGCGGTTTCGTACGCGCCCACCTCTGCCTGACTCAATACAAGTCCTATTATAAGTACATCAAGCCAGTTGAACAAAACTGATCCAGCACCCGAGATAACATCAAACTTAGCAAAACTGAATAGTGACCGTGCTTTTGACCAAGATGGATATCCAGTAGAAGTGGATTTTAAATAAATCCCAGATATGAATGCGCACACTGTAGCTAGTATCCAGGCGTATATTAGACCATTTGCCTTGTAATTTAAAATCGATATACTAGTTACCCCAAAAGCTATCCACAACATCCTCCTAAGTAGCACGAGATCGGCAGATCTGGAGACATCTAATTCACCACGTAATAGATGCATAACCATCTGATATGCTTCCGCGGCAATTAGTCCAGCAATCAGAGATACCCCAACTGTTGTGCCAACATATTCATTTATAACCTCACGAAAAGCAAAAATAGCTATTGAGATCAATGTCAGCGGTAGAAATTTTAAGAAGATAGCTGTAGATAGGAAAATCCCTGGCTGATTGCTTCCGCTGATTCTCTTTTCCAGTGCGCCATTAATTCCAAAATTTGCGGGCAATTTTAGTATGCCAACAGCAGCTTGGAACAAAAAAAATGTACCAAGCTCGCTTGCTCCCAACTCCCGTGCAAAGAACGCAAGCCCGACAAATGATATAATCGAAGATAGGAGTTTTGCGCCGAATAGCTTGGTAATAGACTTTGCCAAGTCCATTGGCTGTTTTGCAGGTTGTCTTGTTTCTTTATTAGTATTCTGTATTGAAACCGAGTGCTCAGTAATAATGGTCGTGTGGTCGTGTTTAGTTAAGGATGAAGAGTGAGGCGGTGTGATTTTGTGCTGGTCTATAGCAGAAATCAACCGCCTCAGCGGACGTACAGACTGGATTGATTTGGATTTTGTGGAACGATGGCGGACACCCATCCGTTCTAGTTTAGTGGCGAGCAAAGCTGAACTCACCCGATTCAACCTGGCTGCGTAGCCGTTTCCTGTGTGGATTTGGATTTCGTGACGCCCACAGCAACAGCTCGTCTAAATCCGGTAGTTCGTAACCCAACTCAACCATAAGATATAGCTGAATCAGATGAGCGTGCCGCTCCACGGCTAGCGAACAGCGACGCCGAGGGAGCCGCGACGCCGACTCGTCGGCGTCTGCGGCGGCTTCGGCCTCACGCTGTCTGGCCTCAACTGACCGCAACTCGTCCACAATTACACGGCTCATCATCAGCGAAATTGCTGCTATGATAACCAGCGCCTCGATAATGTAGGCGTTGGTCGTGTTGATCTCGTCCAAACCGAACCGCGATTTTAATTCCTTGAACAGCAACTCGACTTCCCAGCGCGCCCGATAGAGCTGCGCGATATCGGGCGCGCTATAGTCCTCTTTGCCGAGATTCGTCAGATACAGATGGTACTCGTCGGTCTCCTCGTTGCGCAGACCGATCAGCCGAAACGTCCGGGTCGCGCTTGCGCCCGACCCTCGTTTGCGATCAAACGAGAGCGTGATGCGGATATCAATCTCCTGTCGCTGCAGGTCGTCAAGGACGGCCTGCAGCGACTCCCCTTCCAGCGGGATACTGTTGCCCCGCCACGTCCGTAGTTCTTCGACAATCTCGAAGTTCGCGTTGTCCTTGACGCGGGAGACGAACCATCCGCCGTTCTGGTCGATTCGGTCGAACAGCCAGAAGTCGTAGAAGCCTAAATCAAGGAGTATGAGGGCGTCAGCTACCCACTCTCCGGTGGGTAGCTGACTCCGTTCATGCGTTGTTCCGTCGGTTGTGCGGAGCCGTCATCGGTTCTAGTTTAGTGGCGGTCAAAGCCGAACTCACCCCGTTCAACCTGCTCACGTAATCGATTGGTCGCATCGCAAAGCGGTCTAGAGTCTGCCTCTGGTACTCTCAATTGAGAGGTCACATCTGATTGTTGTTTTGGTCGATCGGTGGAGTAGTTCGTCGAGGAACGCCTAGTAGTACTCCGGATCAGCGTACTTCACCAGCCGAAGCTGGAGCAATGCCTCTGATCCTTCCGCTGTCCAGCGCATCCACTGGTTCCTGCGTCGCTTGCTGACCTCACCCATTAGCCGTTCGACGGAGTTCGAGGTCCACGGTACCTCGAACCCCTCGATAGCAGCCTCGGCGAACGTCACGATCGACGGAACCCACCGCCGAAGATACCCCGCAGCCTTCGCTGATCCGTACTGATCTAACTGCCACGCTGTCTTCTCAATACGCTCGGTCGTTCGCGCGATCCGCTCACGGATCGCCGCGAACTCCCCGTCTGGACGGTGTTTGGCGACCGAGTTCTTCAGATGGAACACCTCGTCGATCACCTCCGAGACTATCTCGTTCCGCTGGTCCAGAGAGAACACACCGTCGTCCCAGAGGTTGTAGTCAAGCGTCCAACCGACGTGGACGAGATCAAGTTGGTGATCGCGGTGTTCGTCGGTAAAAGCCGTGATAATGCCCTTCTCAGCCTCGATGTCTTCGAGTTCGGTGGCTGTTTCGTCCCAGTCAGCGTTGGCCGAGAGATCCAGCAGGGAGCGCGACTCGTCGGCAGTACCTTCGCCGAGCGTGGCTTGGACGGAGTGGTACGCGCGGTCGTCGTCTTGGCTGTGACACCTCGTACCGTCAGGAATAACGGCGTTAACGTCTGTTTCAGCGACACAGTCTGGAAGGAACTGCTTGAGCCTGTTCCCGTACTCTTTGGCTCGGCGGTTGATGGTCGCCGGCGACAGCATCAAGACGAAGCCATCGCCGTGATCAGCGGCGTCACGATAACTGAGCGATGTAGCGAGATCGACGCTCTTGACGGCGATGTCCTGCTGATAGCGGTTTTGCCCGTCGAAGATGTTCTCAGCTTCGACGGGCCGGAAGTAGCTGGATTCGTCGTGGTCAGCGGCGGTATCTTCGACATAGTGAAGATCGAATTCGTGCTCACCGGCGGTTGCGACGGCTGTGCGAGTATCGGTACCAGCTCGTTGGAAGCGTCGGTCACCGTTGCCAGTAGTGTGTTTCTCGCCACAGAGCGCCTTGACGCGAGACGCGTCGAGGCACTCGACCATCGATTCGAGCAGGACAGATTCGACGTTCTGCTCAGTAACGAACTCGGCAAGCGTGGCGAGCGGTACCGTTCTGTCTTCGTCGAATCGTGAACCGCACGTTGATTGTGGCGTGCACGGGACACCTCTTGGGTGGACACCAGAGGCGTCCCGTTCCTCACGGGAGCCAGTTGCTACTGAACTCTAGAGGACTTTGCGACAGGACCAACTAATTATCTCCAGCAGGCAGATACTTGCCCACTCCTGAGGAAAATGTTAATAACGGACACATCACTAATATGACTGTGAATCGTATTGATCGTGGAGTAATAGCGGTAGGCGCGGTTGGTGTCAGTACTGCTGCGATTGGAGCAGTGACATTCACGAAGCCCCCTGGGTACACGCCAAGTTTCTATGGCCTTGTTCCAGTCTGGATATGGAGTGCGCTTGCTCTCTCGACCGTAACTGGCATTATCCTGCTCGCCCGCGGTGCATTCTCCGAGCAATTTTCAGTGTTTGTCCGTGGAATCATAGTCGTTGGTGCCTCGTATGCTATTTTGTACTTTCTCCCGCGAGCGGTCGGCTTCGAATTTTGGGCATTCTCGCGGGCCGACTCCCTGATGCACTTTTCGTACGTTGAATATATTATTTCAACCGGATTCAATCCGACGGTCAATATGTATCCAGGTACGCACTACGTCATCTCGCAGGCCGCAATTATTACTGATATCCCAGTTGAGATATTTCAACCTATTTTGATGTATCTTATTACTGCTATATTCATTGTTAGTTGTGCGCTTCTCGGACGCGCTCTCAGCGGGCGATACGCGGCACAGTTCGTTTGCATTGCGGCGGTTCCTCTCATCTTCGGGAAATATATGCAGCATCTAATGCCGTGGTTTATTGCATTTTCCCTGTTACCTCTTATATTATTTATCGCTGAATCCCTGCGGAACGGCCGCTTCGCAAAGTCGAAGCCAGCAGCAGCGTTAATCTCCGCATTCGTACTGTTATTCGGGGTTGTGTTTATCCATCCAATGTCCGCCGCTTTTGTCGTAGTCCTTATTGGGTGTGGCATTCTCGCTACCACGGCTTACAACCTCCGTACAGGGAGTTCCGAACGCTACTATCGTGCGCTGTGGGGGATGTTAGTTACGGTTCCACTCATAGTATGGTATTTTTCAACAGCCACATTCGGCCGATTAGTTCGACAGACAGTGCTGTCACTCACAGCGGGCGCACTTGGCGCAGTCACGAGAGTTGAAGGGGCAGAGGAGTCAAGTTACACGGTGTTGCAAATCATCCAGCGCTACATAATAGGCGATTACGGGGTACTCATATTATATCTCACAGCGGGCGGTCTAATTGTGCTTCGGGTTGGGTACAAATTCCTTCGGGATCGAAATGTCAGATTCAGCGAGACAACAGCATCTGTACTCTACGTCGCTGGCGGTGCTATTGGGGTAATATTCCTAGCGTTCCCCGCAATAATCACCGAGTTCTACCGGATAAATCAACTCACCCTCCTTGCTGCGATTCTTTTGTTAGGTTTTGGGATGACCGCACTACATACATATGACGACGTGTCTCCTCTGAGTATGTCACTCAACTCCGTTGCAGTATGTGCTGTTGTAGTAGTGGTTATCACCGCAGGTGGTCTCGCAATATTCACTGTCTACGACGAACGGCGGCACGCCAATCAAGCTGAATTCGAAGTAATTGAACATCATATGACATACGCAAACTACGACATTAATACACGATCGATGAAAATTACGCAGATTGAAGCAGAGTACACTATCGGAACACGGCGTGCCAGCCAAATTCCTTGGACTAAGCGACCATTTGCTGAGGCTGACAATAGACTCCCAGATGATCTCGGTTATTCAACATCCGATTCTGTATCAAGTCTATTCGACAATCGAGGATATATTGTCATCTTAGATAGAAATCAGAACTGGGTGGGTGTTGAGCCACAGAACCGCCACCAGTATGTGCGGTATATTTCAGGCAGTGAAATGTCACAACTCCGAACAGATAGAGCGGCAAGTCCCGTGTATGATAACGGCGGATCATCGATATGGTGGGTCTAGGGATTAAAGAAACGTGTGGCCTGTTATCAGGTAAAGTAAATTAACACTGTTTGGGACAAGTCGATTCTGTACTGCGGCTGTAAGCGGTTCTTCACGGACACAGGTTTGATCACAGATACGAGGAATACGGTGGTTGTAACAGTGTCGAACGTGTTTTATTAAACTAAAACGTTGAACAAATCGATTCTCAAATTGTTTCAGCCACGCCGGAAGAAGTACTGTCGAAAATTGGATTCAAGCCTTCGTCTTCATACGGAATCAGGTAAGCTAAATACTACTCTCATTATTATCAAAAGATCCATATCCCAGCGATATCCATATGAGACTATGCTGAAAAAGATTTTAGACCACTATCATACTAGCCCTCGAACCGACGATATCAAAACCTACAGATCTGACTCCGGAACGAAAGGCTACGGAGCATACGGATTGGAGGATCACGATGACACGATTTAACCAGCCTTCTGAGGGAACTGATAATTGGCACGCACCACTTAATGAGAACTTTAACGACCTGGGTATCGAGGTGATCAATGAGGTTCCAACTTGGAGTGATCTCCCTGCAACCGGGGAGGTATCAAAAAGCACGAGCGGGCAGTGGCCAGTCTACCGCGTCGGCGCCGATAACGTCTTTGTCCGGGTGACTGACTCGGCGCAAGAGATCGTCGGTGGACTCGGGAGTGCGAATCGGCCGGTACCTGAGCAGCACGTCGAGAAACTGAGTGTAAACGATGCAGATATCAGCAGGTGGTATAACGTCAAGGGCAACACGCTTGCAGATGTCAAGCAGGCAATCGCAAATCATAATTACATTAAACTTGACCCCGAGGTGGTATACAGTGGCGACACAACGGTAACAATCGATGTGAGTCAACCCCGTGAGGTAGTCGTTGAAGCCTATGGCGCCGAGATTGACTATACCGGGACTGGAAGAGCTATCGATGTCGCCCCGAATTCATATTCCGGCGGAAATGACCGTATCACGTGGAATGGCGGATACATTACTGGACCTGGAAGTGGTGTTAATGGTACAGCTGGGATCTATCTTGAAGACGCCCTTCACCATAGTTTCAGCCTGTCGCTCATAGAAGGGTTTGAGTACGGTATCCAAGTACGAAATGTTGACAGCTTCTGCGAGAACAACAAGTTTGATGTTCCTGTTATAAAGAGAGTTTCGAGTGGTATCCGACTTGAGGGAGCAACCTTCACGGGAGGAGATGGAACGGACTCATTCAAATCGCTCCAATTTCACTCGTCCATCTCGCAGGCCAACATCGGTTTCGATATGCGTGATGCGCGTGTCACGGCTGACGCCAAACTTGACTTTGTGACGTTTATGAACCCTGGTGTGACTGGCTGGCGCGTTGATGGTTCTTTGCGCGGCGCTGAAGTCAATGTCAACTTCGATTCGGCGGGTACCGACGGTGGGACGGGTGTGGACCTCGTTTCTCTCCGGAGGCATCCAGGCGATATGATTTGCACGTTCTCAGGCGTTTCCACGGAATTCAATGACCCGAACGACATTCCGTTCGTGCATCAACGTGCAGAGATTGGAGACGTGGTATATGACAGGGGGACGAAACTGTACGAGACGACTGCGGATTCACATTTCGGTAGCCGTCAATATCAGCGAACCCGCTATCGGTTTGGTACTGCGGGATCTCGGACGGATTGGATCCAGTTTCGTGACGGAGACGGGACGACTCATGGGTACTTCTCGAAGACCCCAGCCAACGATCTGGCAGTGTATCTACCAAATTCGGGGCAGCGATTCGAGGTATTTAATTCCGCCGATGGTGTTCTCGCCGATGCGAAGTTTGGAAACATCACTGCGAACCAAGGGGAGGTCAAACTCGGAAAGAACGGCGCTCGGGTCTTCCTTGACGAAGGAGAAATCAAAGTTGAAGACGAAACAGGCAGCATCACAACTATCACGTAGAGTACGGCGACGTGACTGTCAACGGTGATTCCACCGCTGAATTGGCAGTGCTCAGATTACGCTGTGTAATACTCTCAGAACCGAATGTTCGGCACTCGCGTCGCGTTTGCTCCAGATTCGATCACCTGATCCCATCGGAGTACGACAGATGATATCTTTCCGAAGAGGTCGGCGTTGGTACGGAGATAACTGCCGTCCCAGAGACAATTGATACGTCGTGTCGCAAAGCCCCTAGAGTTCAGGAGAACCGACTCCCCTGAGGAAGGGGACACCTCTGGTCTCCACCCAAGAGGTGTCCTATGAACGCCACAATCAACGTGTGGTTGACTATTACATCAACGAGGTCAAAACTGGAACGCTAGCCATACTCGCCGAGCTTATTACCGATCAGAACGCTGGACCAGTTCTGCTTAAAGCGCTTGTCGAGAGCCTTGATGCGAGCGACGCGTGGCTCTCGCTTCTACTCAATTTCATATACACTTATGTAACTTCAGGTTGGACAATATATCGAAGTGAAGCTATCAAAGCCTAAGATACTACACTATATTGGCACTTAAATTGAACGAAGAAGAACTCGTATTCCGCCTCGTTCAATTGTTGGCTGGCTCCGACGAGGCGACGACACGAATCCACGAGATCGTCCGCAACGACCCCGATTGGAGCCGCCTACTTAAACTCACAACCAACCACGGTATCCTTCCGTACCTCTATCACTCGCTACAGGACATCGAAACCGAAGTCCCCGAAGAGGTGTACGAAACGTTACGCACCCGGTGCGAACGGGCCGCGCTCCAGAACCTCCAGTTCGCGCAGCGACTCCACGACATCGTCGAGACGTTCAACGAACACGATATCCGGACGATCCCCTACAAGGGGCCGATCCTCGCGCAGGTGGCCTACGGCGATATCGGACGACGGCGGTTCGGCGATCTGGACTTTCTGGTCGCCGAGGAAGACGTCCTCCGAGCGCGGACTGTACTGCAGGAACGGGGGTACGAACAGACGAACTTTCTCGGCGTCCCGCCCTCTCACCTGGTCGAGAACTCGATCTTCCGGTGGGAGCGGGAGTTCCGGTTCACGAACGACGACGACAGAATCCAGATCGAGCTGCGGCCACAATTTACCGGCGGCAATCAGTCCAACGCGGCGATATTCGAGGATTTGTGGGAGCGGCGGACGACGGTATCCGTTGCGGGGCAGCCTGTACAGGCGCTGTCACCGGAGGACCGGGCGCTGTTGCTTCTGACCCACGGGACGAAGCACGGCTGGCTTCGTCTGTCGTGGGTCTGCG comes from Halobellus ruber and encodes:
- a CDS encoding flippase; this encodes MDLAKSITKLFGAKLLSSIISFVGLAFFARELGASELGTFFLFQAAVGILKLPANFGINGALEKRISGSNQPGIFLSTAIFLKFLPLTLISIAIFAFREVINEYVGTTVGVSLIAGLIAAEAYQMVMHLLRGELDVSRSADLVLLRRMLWIAFGVTSISILNYKANGLIYAWILATVCAFISGIYLKSTSTGYPSWSKARSLFSFAKFDVISGAGSVLFNWLDVLIIGLVLSQAEVGAYETAWRLASVTILLGIAVRNSMFPQVSVWHNEGNWDKISSTVSNMITASLFFVIPSFVGVAILSEELLGLIFGEEFVLASTALSILVAQKMFQAINQVIGRTLQATGSADLAAYAMIGGALVNIMLNIILVPTYGLEGAALATFFSYLCMTTIRVHFFKRYISMSPDWTGLGWLTLSSAAMGLAVWVATLVVVPNSLFKLATVVSVGVTVYFVVVLASERMRARAVKQIMDI
- a CDS encoding nucleotidyltransferase domain-containing protein, whose translation is MAGSDEATTRIHEIVRNDPDWSRLLKLTTNHGILPYLYHSLQDIETEVPEEVYETLRTRCERAALQNLQFAQRLHDIVETFNEHDIRTIPYKGPILAQVAYGDIGRRRFGDLDFLVAEEDVLRARTVLQERGYEQTNFLGVPPSHLVENSIFRWEREFRFTNDDDRIQIELRPQFTGGNQSNAAIFEDLWERRTTVSVAGQPVQALSPEDRALLLLTHGTKHGWLRLSWVCDIACLLQHDIDWEVVLERAEDYGWKTAALLGLGMTAELAHVELPEHVRRELADNYRATRGTSALVTRFERDPTGKRLDLEPWTVILFLNDGIVDSVKELFDVVFAPRYADVELVRLPPSLYPLYYVIRVLKFPSKIVRKGRELLE